The Lysinibacillus irui sequence CCTGACGGTCAAATTTCACACGTACATTGTCAGCAATTTTTAATGTCACTGCAGTGTCCTCAATTGCATCGATGACACCATGTAGACCACCAATTGTAATGACTTTATCTCCACGTTGCAAACTATTTTGCATATTTTGAGTTTGCTGCTGTCTTTTTTTAGCTGGACGGATTAAGATAAACCACATTGCAACGAACATTAATAATATTGGTGCTAATCCTATTAATTGATCCATACTACATCTTGCCCCCTTTCTAAATCTCACTTTTTTAGTATAGACTATTCCACCTGCAAAAAGCGATGGACATGCCCAAAAATTTTCTCAATTACTAATATTTTTTCTATGATTGACAATATTTTGCTAGAAATATTCACTTTTTACAAAGTTTTGAATAACTTTTCCTAACTATAGCTCTTAGTTGACGTTATTACGCCAAAGCGAATTACTTAAAAGTTTTTCGCATTTGGGCCATTAAAGCCATATTTTTCAAAGAATTCCTCACGGAAATCACCAAGACGGTCTTGACGAATTGCCTCACGTACTTGTTCCATCAATTTTAATAGGAAATGTAAATTATGATAAGTTGTTAAACGAATTCCAAACGTTTCTTCTGTGCGAATAAGGTGGCGAATGTAGGCACGAGAATAATTTTTACATGTATAGCAATCACAGTTTGGATCTATTGGGCCAAAGTCACGTGCATATTTGGCATTTTTCACTACTAGACGTCCCTCAGAGGTCATTAGTGTACCATTACGTGCAATACGTGTTGGCAGTACACAGTCAAACATATCAATTCCACGAATAGCTCCATCAATTAAAGAGTCTGGTGAGCCAACCCCCATTAAATAACGTGGTTTATTTTCAGGCATCATTGGTGTTGTGAATTCTAAAACTCTGTTCATCACATCTTTCGGCTCACCAACAGATAAACCACCAATTGCGTAACCTGGGAAGTCTAATTCTACTAAGGCTTCTGCCGAACGGCGGCGTAAATCCTCGTACTCCCCGCCTTGAATGATACCAAATAAACCTTGGTCTTCTGGACGCTTATGTGCTTCTTTACAGCGTTTTGCCCAACGAGTTGTACGATCGACTGATTGCAACATGTATTCATGTGTTGCAGGATATGGTGGACATTCATCGAAAGCCATCATAATGTCAGAGCCTAAATCATTTTGAATTTCCATTGCTTTTTCTGGACTTAAAAATAATTTATCTCCATTTAGATGGTTACGGAAATGAACGCCTTCCTCTTCAATTTTACGGAATTGGCTTAGTGAGAACACTTGGAAACCACCTGAATCCGTTAGAATTGGACGATCCCAGTTCATAAATTTATGAAGTCCCCCTGCTTCCTTGACAATATCATTACCTGGTCGTAGCCATAAATGGTACGTATTGGACAAAATGATCCCTGCATTCATTTCTTTTAATTCTTCTGGGGACATTGTTTTAACTGTTGCTTGTGTCCCTACAGGCATAAATGCTGGTGTTTCAAAGGAGCCATGTGGTGTATGCACGATACCAAGACGAGCTCCTGTTTGTTTACAAGTATGAAGTAATTCATATCGAATTGCTGGTTGTGTCATAAAATAAAAAATCCTCTCTTATCTGAAGTAAAAACAGTACTTCGATTTAATCCCCGATTATTTTTTCGGACGTATAAACATCGCATCCCCAAAACTGAAGAAGCGATATTTTTCCTCTACAGCTTGTTGATAGGCGCTTAAAATGGTTTCGCGTGTGGCTAGTGTACTAACAAGCATGACAAGCGTTGATTTTGGTAAATGGAAATTGGTAATTAACCCATCTACCACCGTGAAGTTGTAGCCCGGATAAATGAAAATTGATGTCCAACCCTGTTCAGCCCGCACTTCGCCATCGTATTTAGAGCCAATCGTTTCTAATGTTCGTGTAGAGGTTGTCCCAACAGCTATTACCTTACCACCGTTACGCTTTACACGATTAATTGTGTCTGCTGCTTGTTCGGTAACACTATAAAATTCAGCATGCATTTCATGGTTTTCAATTGAATCTACACTCACTGGACGGAAAGTACCAAGTCCTACATGTAATGTGATAAAGACTACTTCTACACCTTTAGCTTTCACTTGCTCTAATAATTGCTCTGTCCAATGCAGTCCTGCTGTAGGCGCTGCAGCTGAGCCACGTTCTTTGGCATAAACTGTTTGGTAACGATCCTTGTCCCCTAGTTTTTCACGAATATATGGAGGCAACGGCATCTCACCAAGCTGTTCTAATATTTCATAAAAGATTCCATCGTAATGAAATTCAAATGTACGTCCGCCATGTTCAAGCTCACCCGTACAAGTCGCTGACAATAAACCATCTCCAAATGTGATAGTTGTCCCTACCTTTACACGCTTCGCTGGTTTTACAAGTGTTTCCCACTCATCTGTACCAGCTAATTGCTTCAATAGCAATACTTCTATATGTGCACCTGTTTCTTCTTTGACGCCCATTAAGCGAGCAGGTAAGACTCTTGTATCATTTAATACAAGACAGTCTCCTGCATGTAGCTCATCTAAAATATGAGCAAAATGGTGGTGCTCTACTTTATTGGAACCAGGTGTTACGACCATTAATCGACTTGCTGTACGATCGGCTAATGGTGTTTGGGCAATGAGCTCCTCTGGTAATTCAAAATCAAAATCTTCTACACGCATGAAAAAAACTTCCTTCTATTATGTTTGTTGGGGATATTCATATCCAAAATGTTCGTAAGCTAAATGTGTGGCTACTCTTCCACGTGGTGTACGCTGAATTAGGCCAATTTGCATCAAATAGGGCTCATATACATCCTCTATCGTAACCCTTTCCTCACCAATTGATGCAGCAAGTGTATCTAAGCCCACTGGACCTCCTCGGAAGCGCTCAATCATGTTCGTGACAAGTTTATGATCAATATGATCAAGACCCCTAGGATCGACTTGTAACAGTTCTAGCGCTTGCTGTGCAAGTCCCTCCGTTATCATACCATCTCCAAGCACTTGTGCATAATCTCGCACTCGTTTCAATAGACGATTGGCTATTCGGGGGGTTCCACGTGAACGCCTCGCCATTTCCATTGCCGCTACTTGCTCAATTTCCACTTCAAATAAATGAGCACTGCGCACCACAATTTCTGCAAGAGAACGATCATCGTAATATTCTAATCGTAGTAAAACTCCAAAACGGTCTCTTAGAGGGGCAGATAAGGCGCCAGCTCTTGTTGTAGCACCTACAAGGGTAAAGGGAGGTAAATCAAGTCGAACTGAACGTGCTTCTGGACCTTTCCCAACCACAATATCTAAACAGAAGTCCTCCATTGCTGGATATAACACTTCTTCAATGGCACGGGGGAGTCGATGAATTTCATCAATAAATAAAACGTCCCCAGGCTCTAGTGAACTTAAAATAGCTGCTAAATCTCCTGGACGCTCAATCGCTGGTCCACTTGTCATACGGACATTGACATTCATCTCATTCGCGATAACAGCAGCTAATGTCGTTTTCCCAAGTCCTGGAGGCCCATATAACAGCACATGATCTAAACTTTCTTGGCGAAGCTTTGCTGCTTCAATGAATATTTGTAAATTTTCCTTTACTTTATGCTGCCCAATATACTGTGCTAGTCTTTGTGGGCGTAAAGATAATTCAAATTGCTCATCATAGCTTCCTGCCTCACTTGCCATCATACGTTCAGACATGTACCTTCCCTCCTTTTCTTATTTTAATTTTAACAGTAGTTGCAGTGCTTGTTTCATAAAGGCATCTGTCGTCTCAAGCTTGTCATTATCCTCAAGCTGTGGTCGAATTTTTTCGAGCTCCTTTTCAGAATAACCAAGTGCCATTAAGGCAAGTATGGCTTCTTCTAGTTCATGTTTATAAGGATTGACACCAAATAACGGTAGCTCATCTTCTGTACTAGGTAACTCTATTGTATCTAATAGAGAGCCTAGCTTACCTTTTAAATCTAGTATCATTTGACGAGCTGTTTTCTTCCCTACTCCAGGGAACTTTACTAAAAACGCCTCGTCTTCCCGTTCAATCGCACTAATAACCTGTTGCGGGTTGCCTGTAGCTAGAATAGCTAGAGCCCCCTTTGGTCCTATACCAGATACTAAAATTAGCTTTCTAAACAGTTCTCGTTGATCTAGATTAGGGAAACCATATAAAACCTGTGCATCTTCTCGAACATGCAAATGAACGTATATCTGTTGTTCAAGAGCAGATGCTCGAAACGCAAACGGGTTAGGGGTATTAAGTTGCCAGCCAATACCCTGTTGTTCAAGTACAATATATTCTGGTGTAATACGAGTAATTTGTCCTTTTAAATAATCATACATCCATAATCCCTCACAATCATCGTCTTCGATTATAGCATATAGCGAACGAATGCTCGACAAAAAGTAGTATGAAAAGCGTTGCTCTCAGACAAAAATGACCGCCAAATGACGGTCATTTCTTGACAAATCTATCAATATCGTACCACAGTTTTGGCCAATAGGTGAGGGCTCGTTTTGTAAATGGCACTAAATAATCTAAAAATACTAGCTGTTGCTCTAATGGTAAATCCACTGCAAAAAGCCATTCACGTAATAATTCATTCGGATATTTCAAACGATGGAGCTTTCTTTTATCCAATCGCTTCAGCTCCGGTAATTCAGCAAAAACCTTTGCAAGGTCATAATCGACAGCTGGTAATACCCGATGCAACCATAAAATATATTCATCATCCGCTTCTCCAAGATGTGCTAAATCAAAATCAATTAAACGCAATTGTCCATCAGAGCACCATAAAAAATTATGATGGACAACATCCCCATGTAAGAGTGTGATGTCTTTTTCTGGTACATCCTCTAGTGCAATCAATTGTAGCGATTTATCGCTGTAGTGCAAAATTTGATCTATTTCTTCTTTTGTTAGAAATGCTCGAAACTCATTTCTTCTACTTTTAAAACGCATATGACGCATTTGCCACTTTAAAAGTTGTGAGTAGGTATGCAAGCCTGGCACTCGCTGCCAAGCAATTTTTTTATGTGTATCATGTAAAGCAATTAATAATTTAAGAGATTCCTTACGATCCTTTTTATGTGCAAAGTTAGCGCCATGACTTCCCTCTTGCCAAACTTGCACAATTAATTGCTCATCATCGCTTTGGACTATTGGTAAAATGAGAGAAGGCTCCAATCTTCCTAACTGGCGATGAATAGCTCTCACCTTCTCCGCAATTTCCACTTGCTTTGCTCGTTTAACAAAATAATTATTCGATTGATACTTATATTTCCAAATATTTGGCTTTACCTCTTCTACTATATACGCTTTTTCACCATCGATAAGGCGTCATCCCGCCTGGGAAATAGTGCGGTGACATCCATGGTCCTGCTCCTGATGGGCACGGCGGTTGACATTGGCAAGGATCCATTTGCCAATTAGGCATCATCATTGGTTGGTTATGACAACCACAGTCTGGCATTGGCATTGGTTTTGTACCACAGCCACAAGATTGACCCATATTCATGTCTGGCATTGGCATTGGCATCGGCATTGGTTGGCTACCACAACCACAAGATTGGCCCATATTCATATCAGGCATCCCCATATTCATATTAGGCATCATATCAAATTGTGGTTTCATTTGCTCATTATGAGTAGGGAAAAACGGTGACGTAGATTCTAAAAAGTCTTCCATCCCCCCAACCTTATGATCTGGCATATCATAGGACATCGGTGGCTGTGGCATCGCATAATGCTCTACCTGTGGCTGCATCTGCATTGGCCACCACATTTGATGATGATAAATCGGCTGGTGACAACTTGAGCAATGTGGTACAACAGGCATTTGTGGCATGATATGCATTGGTGGCTGTGGTGCTGGTTGTGGCACGGGCATTGGCTTTGGTTTTGCTACTGGTGGTGGTGGCGGTGTAGGTGCTGGCGGCGGAGGTGGCTGTATTTGTACGGGTGGTGGAGTAACAGTTTGTTCTACTTGTGGCATTACCACTTGTTGGTGCCAATTCATTTCCACAGGCTGCGGTACCCACATCGGTTGTTGGGGCATCTGCATTGGCATTGGCATTGGTATTGGTATTGGAATCATTTGTGGTTCTGGCATTGGCATAGGAGCTGGTGGTGGTGGTACAATCGGCGGTGGCGGTGGCATCGGTCGTTGTACCTCCTTTTTAGGGCTTTCCTTTGTCGGTGTCTCCTTATGCACTTGTGTTTCCTTTTTCGGCATTTCTTTATGTGAATCTCTATGCGGCTCTTTGTTTATTTTTTCAGGCAATATAATCTCCATGCCTGGAACAATATAGTCTGGGTTGGCAAGATGGACATTGAGCCGCTTCAAATCTTCAAACGAAATGCCGTACTCTTTCGCAATCTTCCACAATGTGTCTCCCTTTTGAACAATATGAATACGCAATTTTTTCCTCCCTTCCTCTCTACGTATCATATGTTCAATGTTTCATTTGGATACAAAAATTTCAGCAAGTTAGAAATGCTTCATGGTACACTTAATCATAAGGAATGCGGATTCCTTTACTATGAGCAGAGGTGAACTCTTATGAAAAAAATGTTAGGCGAAGAACGCCGACTGCAACTATTAACACAATTAAAAAAAAGTAAAACTCCTATAACTGGGACAGACTTGGCTAAGTTTGCTAATGTTTCTAGACAAGTGATCGTCAATGATATGACTTTATTAAAGGCAAGAAATGAGCCCATTATTGCAACGAGTCAGGGCTACCTTTATATGCATCAGGAACATTTACAGCAAACTGTTGAACGCACTCTCCCTTGTTTGCATACCTCTGATCAAACAGAAGATGAATTAATGACGATTGTTGATTGTGGTGGTACAGTGAAAAATGTCATTGTCGAGCACCCAATATACGGAGAACTCATAGCATCGATTATGGTATCTAACCGTCATGAAGTGAAACAATTTATAGAACGTGTTAACGAAACACAGGCAAATTATTTATCAGCTCTCACAGGCGGCATTCATTTGCATGTTATTACTGCACCTTCTGTTGAGGTATTAACTTTGATTGAACAAGCTCTAGAAAAAAAGGGATACTTAGTGCAAGATCAATAAATAAAAAAGCACCGTCTGGGATATCATGTCAAACGGTGCTTTGTGTTTTATTGTAGGTATAGTCTAGCCTTCTCTCCGCGGGTACCCCCATCATATTAGGAGAGGAATCTTTGTCGTTGAGAAGGTGTTGGCAAAAGACATTCACTTTTCTGACCGAATAAACGATAGCGATATTTGGCAAATAGGCGGTATAGCGCATTGCGTATAAATGGTGGCACGAGGATGAAAAGATACAAGCAAGGCCACAGCCTATCTAATTTCTTACATATTTTTAGAGCAGCTGTTGATTCAAAAAAAACTTGCCCATGTTCAATAAGAATCACACTATCTATATTCTTTGAAATATTGAACTGCGCTAGTAGGTTTTGGCCAAAATCACTTTGAAGTGAGGCAAATTGAAAATAGCCAGCTTGATCACGCTTAATAATAAATTGAACCGTGCTATCACAAAAATTACAGACACCATCAAATAAAATGATCCCACCCATCACATTTCCTCCTTATCGTTACTCTGCATCGTCTGAAGTTAAATAAGTAAAGTAGGTACCCAGTGACTTGACCTTACAGCCTAGGGCAGCAAGCTCTTCCATTGCCCCACGCATCATCGGTTCTTTTTCATCTGCTAATACATCAATCATGAAGAAATAATCGCCTAAACCTGTTTTAAGTGGACGTGATTCAATTTTACTTAAATTCAGTTGACGCCAGGCAAAAACAGAAAGCACCTGATGTAACGCCCCTGAACGATCAGTCGGCAATGTTATCATAAATGTCGTTTTTGCTTGCCCCTCTGATAGCTCTTGTGGCAAGCGTTTATTTTGTTTAGACAATACAAAGAAGCGTGTATGGTTAAAATGGAAATCATGGATATTCGACTCCACTATTTCAAGGCCATACTTTTCCGCTGCCGCCGCATTACCGACTGCCGCTATACATTCTTCTGGGTTTTCAGATACATATTTTGCTGCAGCTGCAGTTGAAGTAGTTTGATGTAATGGTACATGACTGAAACGATAAAATAAATATTTATGACATTGTGCAAGCGCATGAGGATGGGAATAGACACCCTCGATCGATTGCCAATGATCCTTCTGCGCTTTATTGACCATTAAATGTTGCTGGATTTTAAGGAGTAATTCACCAGTCACATACAGTGTTGCCTCATGGAATAAGTAATCTAATGTTAACGTTACAGAACCTTCTAAGGCATTTTCTAAAGGTACGACAGCTAAATCAACCTTTCCCTCTGCGACAGCCTCAATACATTCTGGAATCGTTGCGCATGGTATAAGCCACTCATTTGGAAAAGTAGCCTTTGTTGCTAAGTATGTAAATGATGCTTCTGGTCCTAAATAGGCAATTCGATTTTCCCATTGTTGCTTTGTCATTGCAAATACCTCCTTTATGGCACAATAAGGAGCAGTCCCTCCTGTGCAATCACTGTTGGGACAGCTCCTTATTTGAGCTTTGTTATCGTATTTTTTACCTATAGACTTATTCAATACGATAATTGTCATTTTTATCAAAAATTAAAGGCTTTGAACACTACAATACTTATAATGCACCAGAACTAATCACTTCTGCTGATTCAACAAAATCTAAGCGTTTTAATTGCTGGATGAGATCATCAAGGTCACAGGTCATGCTCGTTACATCCAATGATAATGTAACATTAGCACGACCCTGAATAGGGATTGTTTGATGAATTGTCAATACATTACAATGTGTAATGGTCACCGTTTCTAAAAGCTTGGCAAGTGTTCCTTTTCTATCTTGAAGCTGTAAAAAGACTGTTAAAATGCGTTCCTGCACAATTGAATGAAAAGGAAAAACCGCATCACGATATTTGTAAAACGCACTTCGCGATAAATCCACCTGCTTTACCGCATCCCAAATGGAGGATACTGAACCACTTGATAGTAGGTGTTTCGCCTCCAAAGTTTTTTGCATTGCATCCGTTAAAACATCCTCACGAACTAAATAATATCGCTGATTCGCAACATTCTTCATACGCTTCCCCCTAAAACTCATGTCTTAATCGACAAATTCAAATTCAAACTCTTGTAGGCGTACTGTATCGCCATCTTGTGCTCCACGTTCTCGAAGAGCCTCGTCCACACCCATTGCACGCAATTGTCGAGCAAAACGACGAATTCCATCTTCACGGCTAAAGTCTGTCATTTTAAATAAACGTTCAATCGCATAACCACTAATAATAAAGGTACCATCATCATCACGAGTAATTTCGAAATCTTCGCCTTTTGCTTCATGCTTGTACATGACTGTTGCCTCTGATTGCTCCTCTAAGTCATCATATAGAGGGAATTCAGGCGTTACTTCTAATAGATCCGCAATGGCAAATAGAAGCTCTTTTAACCCTTGACGTGAAATAGCAGAAATCGGGAAGATTTGTACTTCCTCTCCGACCTTTTGGCGGAATTCCGCTAAGTTTTCTTCTGCATCTGGCATATCCATTTTATTGGCAACAATAATTTGTGGACGCTCTGTTAAACGAAGATTATATTGTTTCAGTTCTTCATTGATTGTTAAATAATCCTCATACGGATCGCGGCCTTCCATTCCTGACATATCAATGACATGAACAATAACCCGTGTACGCTCAATATGTCTTAAAAATTGATGGCCTAATCCTACCCCTTCGTGTGCTCCTTCGATTAGCCCCGGTAAATCTGCCATCGCAAAGCTTCGGTGATCATCTGTTTCAATCATCCCTAAATTCGGTACAATGGTTGTAAAATGATAAGCACCAATTTTTGGTTTAGCTGCAGAAACAACAGATAAAAGCGTTGATTTACCAACACTTGGGAAACCTACTAACCCTACATCTGCTAAAACTTTTAACTCTAATATAACATTTAATTCTTGTCCTGGCTCACCTTTTTCAGAAAGTTCTGGCGCTGGGTTAGCAGGTGTGGCAAATCTTGAATTCCCACGGCCACCGCGTCCTGCTTTTGCAATAATAGCTCTTTGTTGGTGCTCGACTAAATCGGCAATGACAGCGTTCGTTTCCTCATTGATAACCACTGTTCCTGGTGGCACTTTAATAATTAAATCATCAGCATTTTTACCATGCATGCCTTTACTCATCCCATGTTCACCACGAGGAGCCTTAAAATGGCGTTTGTAACGGAAGTCCATTAATGTACGGAGACCTTCGTCTACTTCAAATACTACATTACCACCATGTCCACCATCGCCACCTGCTGGACCACCATTGGGTACATATTTTTCACGACGAAAGGCTACCATACCGTCTCCGCCGTCGCCACCTTTAACATAAATTTTTACGTGATCGACAAACATTTAGTTCACTCCCTATTTGCACTCAAGACATATTGCCAGCGCGTATTTGACTGCTCAATTGTTTGAATGTCGAATTGTTTCAAACCTTTTTCGGTGAATGCATCAGCACTCCATAACCCATTTAGCGTGAATGTCACGGCAAATGTATGATCGTCAACACGTACATCAAGCGTTAGGATCTGCTCTGTAAACGGATCTAATGTATCATAAACATGCAAAACTGTTTTGTTTAAATAATCTACAACTTCCTGATCAATATCATTGGTCACAGGCTTTTTTATCTCACCGCTTAGCTTCCATGCTAATGATGGATAACGCCATCCTGCTGTTTGTAGCCATTCTATTGTTTGTGGTAATTGTAGTCGATTGAGGATAGAAAACACTCTTAGTTGTTCTGAATAATGCTGAATAAGTTCCTTTGTTTCATCAATTCTACCTAAATCTAAATTCATGCGAATCAGTTGCAGTTGATTCACATAATCATGATTTGCAAAACGTAATACTTCACTAATGGTTAGTGATTGATTGTTCATCCCATTCACTCCAATAAAGTTATCCTTACTAGTATAACAAGTTTTGCTGTAATTTTCCCTAATTCTTTATTCAATTATGCCTTAGCATAATATGTTTCGATTGGAAGTTAACGTGATAAACTACATTCTTCTCATCACCTATAGAAGAGGGAGACTTCTGTACCTGTTACTATGCTTTCATAAAAACATGTACTAAAAGTCATTGAAATTTAGCCAAAAAAAGGACTGCAATAAATGCAGTCCTCCGCTTTATGTTATCTTATAAAAGATTAAGCTTCTTGTGTTGCTGGGTATACAGATACTTGTTTGCGATCGCGACCTAAACGTTCGAATTTCACAACGCCGTCAACTTTAGCAAATAGTGTATCGTCACCACCACGACCTACGTTTGTACCTGGGTAAATTTTTGTACCGCGTTGACGGTAAAGAATTGAACCACCAGTTACGAATTGGCCATCAGCACGTTTAGCACCAAGTCGTTTAGACTCAGAGTCACGTCCGTTTTTAGTAGAACCAACCCCTTTTTTCGATGCGAAAAGTTGAAGGTCTAATGCTAATAATAATTTCATCGAGTTCCACCTCCTACTTGGTTGTAGTTGATTTGGATGTATTGTCCGTAATTTTGCACCATAGAATACACTTGGGCAGTCATTACTTGAACAATTAACTGTAGTTTTGCATCTATTTCAGGCTCTAAATCTAATGGTAAATCTACCTTCAGATAGCCTCCACCTTCAGCTGCTTGTTCGATTTCTGGTTGAATCTGTAATAATGCATAAATAGCATTGACTGTACCAATGGCA is a genomic window containing:
- the rpmA gene encoding 50S ribosomal protein L27; the encoded protein is MKLLLALDLQLFASKKGVGSTKNGRDSESKRLGAKRADGQFVTGGSILYRQRGTKIYPGTNVGRGGDDTLFAKVDGVVKFERLGRDRKQVSVYPATQEA
- a CDS encoding Spo0B domain-containing protein — its product is MNNQSLTISEVLRFANHDYVNQLQLIRMNLDLGRIDETKELIQHYSEQLRVFSILNRLQLPQTIEWLQTAGWRYPSLAWKLSGEIKKPVTNDIDQEVVDYLNKTVLHVYDTLDPFTEQILTLDVRVDDHTFAVTFTLNGLWSADAFTEKGLKQFDIQTIEQSNTRWQYVLSANRE
- a CDS encoding ribosomal-processing cysteine protease Prp, with the translated sequence MIQVTIHHDENRHVSAFEFSGHAGYDESGKDLVCAGASTIAIGTVNAIYALLQIQPEIEQAAEGGGYLKVDLPLDLEPEIDAKLQLIVQVMTAQVYSMVQNYGQYIQINYNQVGGGTR